In Rhodamnia argentea isolate NSW1041297 chromosome 1, ASM2092103v1, whole genome shotgun sequence, the genomic window aggtcaagatcactagtacatacgtcttcgtgattcgagaccgaaatcataagagctacgtcgttacaatttgataagatgtcaagatcgcccgtacatatgtcttcacgtcccgatagaagaggcatattgcccgaattgaacaatatttgataagAGCACCACCGAAtagaatcgataagtacgaaatgGGCATATTGCCTCGATTGAATtgtaacaactatcatcggaggagttgttaatttgaaaaggggttcagaaaacttatccgggttctccaaacgattaatcaaggaacgaaacagattgctgtatcgcacctggtaggcatttgccagcaaaacttgttcattcaataatccttggatgaatttcgagaccttgggagggaactcgaacatcgggaatgtattacctatcatagaatgtcagaggtaacacacacaaacatattcaacaatgagtataatgcaatcactcatactatggttcatgcataaccattccgtcaagtttacattaccaattttgtccagggaggttctcacattatgaatacctcgaatgtgagctgaatggggggacttcgatccgaaagggctttctctcactctcgagaaaagctatttatcctgtctgcaggattcaagagaaatcactcaatctttccatcatcgcattcgataaggatccaagtaatctcgcaattgatacgaccgagccgatcgggaggtcttgattaggaccgtaatgagggctaggtcaaaggtttacaaaggggactctaattgagtcaaggctgctgaaatgaatttcttcgttatccgctttgggtttacaagtcaagaaccctgcaaaaatgagagagaaataatcttgctcgaacttcttcgagcgatccttaaaataattgagccatacattaactcaagtgccctagtcGAAAAAGACTTTTGAAGGGTTGCACGGTGAGTTATGATtcggggaccgaggaacgaaaaggctcgttttggctcggaaattaaatgagaaggggcttgatgttggtgatcatcgccgactagtcaccgatcttggtcttccggaaatgtcttctgaaagaataccatcattgaatgagggatggtagttttctactgaaaattgcactttgcaaaccgatttcttggggagtcttcttcacaacaagtgtctgtcaaggatttgcaagagacacaatgcaaacatgtacatggaatttacaacttaacatgcaaaaatgtacattcaaaattcagaagtactttacaaataaatgtgcattggccttacttttggtaggcactttgcttttcctatgcttgaaactttcatatgagatcagcctttgcttttcttactcccgactctcatttttcttttttttcttctttttttcgagaagagatttcttttcctttttctttgagagctcttcgacatctctttattttgctttttattttttttttttttctcgagagcggacccttctcctttaagctgagtttgcctctttttttttttttttttacaatcccatgattttaaaccaggaattacaacaaacataaacatttacaaagaaaaattatgtaaacataaaaaatctagcatacaagaaatgagtcctttcgggaattctctattgacccgaccatctccaattctaatccttgggaaaatgctatcttcgtctttggaatgagcaaatgatcaccaacaggggtttaagaaatgaatttgcaagctcaagtgggctatgcaaagaatgaagtgtatagaatagagaaatgaatgctcttcatcatcctaaggcacttgaattaaaattcgagtataaatgcaaagaaacacccgaagattaatgttagtccaagcaagaaaatttctaaccatttacctcgtgttgctgctggaattaactcgcctggaccccgatgtggggtggttcttgacaggggtaaagaaatgaaaccaccgctcaaaaggggtaatcaatggatcacccgtagtgtttgggatagagaactgaatgcctctgtcatttcggctatcgtaccttttgcgagaaaaccttttaccttgtgaaatgcggaacttagccaccgttcaactctcccgaaaaaaatgggacgtgtttgggaaaggattgcctttcatcatcccgccctgccccattccatacattcgatgtatcttatgtagttcatgttccttattcagagttggtaaattaaacatgaggaacagtcatgcgcaaactatgcaatgtatgagtgttttcgagcatataaaatgcagcaactttttatcttggtggacagaattcgcaagcacataagaaacttcttaggggcgtggattgggagttgcccccgctcatgcgaatgagttgcaaaacttcattatctggttcaagacatgagattgtcaaaggctccgggaatttcttattaatttttcggggagaatggatacttccctatccggaaaggcggtgacccccgtaaaaatcaaaagggaaagcatcaatgtacgttctcatgtcctaaacgagttgaaacgataccgctttacccttgtacgaatttcttgtgaactttgaattgaaaggatcaactcatcttgatcggattgtatgtccgggatgttatttctctggttttgtaaccatctgggctgagcttcaattggcattgaactgcgaagcaaaaaatatttttattaatctttgtacattgatgtcaaatcccgggatcgaacctgggacgcctcggaccactgtcattcccccaaccaccaggccgtggtgatgttggcgtccacggttggttcgctttttgctatattgttctcaaaacagttggcaatcccctctcttgctggccattccaatgatcgatcgattttgtcttggatcatacaccaacgatcgttgttcaaggatccataatcacttgcttgagatcacaactcgggaggtccttcagctccgaactagccgatcaaggtggtgaactcatcatcaaagtaatcttctgatttttcgagcaattgatacttgAATTGAgcggtgttacttgctaacactggcgacgcatttcccactttgttttcgccgtgagcgatctgactccttgagcttgagcttccgccattgctcgggaacttgtagggatgatcaatcGGTCCGTCGCTAGAACCACCAGcagaaggttggtatgacctgtattcttgattgggaagtggccgggtaccttttgctcggtaggttttcccggtattgatcttccaatcaactttggtccggtcgccttgattccaagccgtaataactcttatctctcactcaatctgtcatctttttcttttctgatatggaggagccctcaaatcttttcgctttctctacgaacgaggcgattatttccctcctcaaatcttttcgctccctcctacggaagaggcagttatttccctcttcaaatctttccgctttctctactaacgaggcagctatttccctcctcatgtatcccctccgaatctaaaccctccagtggatcatcacatatggcattaatgaatgatttggaaggtttaggcgccgggtaaggttcctccttatgcgctccgtcttcagatatagcagcaatggttacatcatcaaaacaaccggcgatatcgaagactccttcatccttactagcaccaacctgtctgattcccaACCCGAATACAAGATTAATTTTACCAGAATGatctggcaaaggattattctaaacatttggctgtttgttgccttggaacgagaatgccttagaatcaagaagatcttggatccgatgcttcaacacgaaacagttgtcggtgtcatgtccaagcttcccgcagtggtaatcacatttctttgatagatcatatcttggcgagctcgtgttactgggtcgtagaggctcggaagtcggtaaacctctcttacgtagaaccgcgagtacttgcgacggggttcctggtagaggggtaaacttccgaggggaccgttgattctctctttgtcgttgcacgccgaaattggcctgctgctgatttggaacCCGTACGACtagcgtccgggtcgtgggtttttggctgtaggtcatgttgacctgtggggccggctccttgtcttttcttaccgcaaacctcttagtcgttgtggtgacatcatcgtaccagcctttcttcataccgttctcgatttcttcagccattgcgatgagatggctgaatgacgtggcagcggatcccaaaattcgggttctcataacttgcggcagagtggaaacaaacaatttcatgagctccctttcgggagggaccggtttcagtTGGGATGctacgttcctccacctggtagcatcttgcttgattgtttctcctctcttcatctcaagccgttcaagatcttctctggtggtcagcacatccaagttaaagctaaaatgtttgatgaaagcattagctgccttctcccaatcatccatccggtagatctcgtagtccgtataccatctcatggcagcttcttttaaactagcctggaaagtccggaccattagggggccgttgatcgcatacttgttcattcttgcctggtacatccggacgtgctgaaccgggttggaagtcccatcatacttctcgaagtcggacatcttgaacttctctggcactgtgacctttgaaaagacagacaagtcaatcttgggtatgttgtgagtcccctcgacctctcggatcctctgttccatttgagCCAACCGCTTGGctgtatcaccattcaacccgggggccacggggctggcttgagggattgggactacgggcggcgtgcttgAGCTCACGCCTGTGATAATCACATCATCTAGTGGCATTGTTggatagggagcagcttccggggctttaccgaagttgtccgtaggaggaactaaagcaggaagcggcgggctggcggtaGATGCTTGAAGTTTGGCAGTGAAggtggccatcatttcttccatctttcgggacatcatcccttcaaagcgctcagtcaaggagctaagtttctcgtctagggctgcactaacggcggcgttaatgtcggccatcctcttcgcgatcgatcgagtaatatgtggaggatccgtgataaattacttgtacgcagtaacaaaacCAAAAtaagtacagggagcaagaatagtgagccggcccatgacatccctctagactcaaacgaacaaagtgattatgaccaaaggattgaaacatgtaattttcagtttgtccgcttttacgaaaaaattcgttttaattcgtacgttgatcaaaacatgtccaaattttacgagcttgtagttgagaagatgatgaacaacttttatgttggccaatcggactagaaatgcgcggatcaaatcagtttaatgtgtctttccaaaaaaatcatgttcagaaaactgttataaccgtatgttgttgaaaaaacgaagggccatattaaattatgaatttaattctgaaattttgtaagatattagttgaaacataggtctacaactttcatgtttggcacttactcaaagctcgatcgtagaatttagtaaaaatcgcataACATGAATAagtcaaatcagaattgaggacaactaatgaaattgtaaaagctgcggaagcaaagtgcgaaattgaaaataagacaatgaaacttctaaacaatcaacctaaactatggaccggcccaaaataaaaatgagataacagggtacaagagacaagaaattacatctcatacgaagaaaatgccaatcacaaagacatgcgcatgaattgtgagtttaaatcttattctatctatccaaaaggcttttgcaaagtgaaatgatgaatgaaacgacatgtcgcagcctcgcgcgcaatcatcatgactagtcacAACCTCGCGTataatagtcatgactagtcgggtccaatcacttcggcttggttcggtcgacaagggcaattctcatgcatcgtagcctcacatGTATGaaaacgacccttgagccattttttggaagaattttcgggatccaaatgggataacctttagcaaaaccttaccgccaaggttaaagaaccatccaaataccatcttaaaactattagtgtgaccccggtccggtcacgggttgtgtgcagtgtagtgcaaatacgataaatcatgcacaacaattaaaggcaaacaccacttcaatgattcaaaagttaaatcacaattccaattcaccaagcctgcaaaacaaaaggttagccgatcactcctccccttataactcccaatctgcaaaaacatttaacacctaagaatgagaattcaaccaaagtttaccaaatcaagtgatttatttctcatgaaattatctggcctaagtcctctttggatccccagctgagtcgccaagctgtcgcgacctaaaaaaataaacgggttaattttcgggctaatggattatcgggttaattaattaactaacctaactcggactctcccaagtccataccaaatcgcaacttaaggttcaaataattaacatgcaacgtgttttgaatttggagtcgccactaatcattttcggtaggttgattagaaacctaaataaaatagcgggagaaaactatcttatttccgcgaaccggagattttgaattcggggatttggttacgctagattactctaacgccctttcggtaccattttcatgaaaaatatttgatttgacaattttgatggattttacttgaaattcaaagatgcaatttttttggtttttttcttcttttttatgagaatgcaaaatattgaactttgtgcgatatacaacatggatgatttagaaagaaagaaaacgcagccagtcacgagtatttataaaaataaattaacatgtaataatgctaaaatttgaaacacgtggcatgtctaaaataaacaaataaatgttcaaaccaaacgattacatttttgtagatcgagatggaaaggattaccttctattacacaaaatcttactcacatacacgttatagttcccttcaagatctcggagctggaagaacgcggctgtcgtcgaaaatggcaagcaatggcgttgttggatggcgagaggcgaaatatgtgtcgggactcgtcgaagatgatgctcgactaaaactcttttcttcactctcgaattttctcttctaatttttttcaagaactctttttttcctctctaaaaattcctctcaaaaactctctcaattctcttccactccttcccccaaactctctcaattctcctcctcttttataggcaaagttctccatcattcattcttcatcttcacttcttcaccttccattttcatcttctcttcttcatcttcatttcttcaccttccattttcatcttcccttcttcatattcatcttctcttcttcatcttcccttcaccatcttcctttcattatcttctcttctttatcttttcttcaccatcttcctttcattatcttctcttcaccatcttcctttctccatcttcttttggtatttgcaatacagtccatgaagtttcaagtatttgcaatacggtccctgaagttttaagtatttgcaatacagttcctgaagtttcaaatcttctcggtgtatttttccatcccatgcctagtctagacgcatgctaaattaagtgttctgcttgcccaattatatgccaatgcaatgtacgctaaaaataaatatgtgagatgattttttataatttttatgcaaaaaatagattagtcaaaatttaggcgtcaacaattcCCAAATTCGTCACTCGCTTCGGGAATTCACATTACGTCACTAAGGGGTTTGACATAGTTAATTGGTcgattcgtcgcaaattcctAATCCATTAGAAGCAAACGCTCTATCAAGTTATCGTAAGAGATTGGCGTAGCGAAATCGCTGACGGGCATACCGCTGGCAAGTCCTCTGCCTCGGGAGAATTAGGTGCCATAATACAGAATAGGGTGTCCCTCCAATTAGCTGCCCATGTCCTCTACTGATTAGAACTGCTGTAAGAAGGACGCAACGCTTCTAGTGAAATCTTGCGGATAGAAAGGTCTCTTCTCGCCAGCGCCTTGCTCATGGAAACGGCGCACTCCATCCAGCATCTCCTCCAGAACAGCGGCAGGGATCCCATTATTCACCACCGGAAATAAGCCCCGAGTTCTGGATGCACTTCGAACTTCATTTACAACCTCCTTGCACTGCGATGGATCTTTCGCAATCTCTTCAAGGTCAGTTATAGGAATGCGTAAGTGGCTGTCGCCCGATGCCTGTGCACACTTAGCAGGTTTTGTGGGCGATCTACGAAAACACGAGGAACTTGTGTAATACCTCATTGACAAAGCCCTTGAACCCGCCTTTGATTCATCGAAAGCCTCTAGCTTGCACGTTCGATCGTACTTCTGTTTATTTTCATTTGCTTCTTCTCTGCTGAattcttccatttttcttccttcGGGAAAACACTGCCTGAGTTCCAAGTCCGATCTTGCATGTAATGTGGGAGAAGTCGAAAGAAAAAGTTTCTGCGGTATCCAATGACTGGGTTCAAGAACAGTGAGAGGAAAGGAGAACAATCACACACGTTGCATCACAACGAAAGTGATTGGAGTTCAAGAACAAGGACAAGAAGCGACGGGCAATTTTAATATAGCAAGTTCGTCAGATTGACCTTTTATCTGCATTCCGGTCAGGGAATATTGGAAAGGCATTTGGGAAGCGAATGGCTTCAAGTAACGGAAGTGATGAAGTTGAAGAAGCGatcagaaaattgcaaaaaggctcATCATCTTTGACTACGCAAGTTATGAGTTTGAATCGGCAAACCAATCTCTAGAGATATCTGGCACGAAATAGACATTGGTCGGCATGCATGGCTaacaataaaatcaaaataaaaatctctaCAAAGCTGTTGGGATTCGACGCATGAACCACAAACAAATTAAAacgtaaaagcaagaaagagaaattgagacacaagTTTTGTCTTGGTTCATCTTTAAACTAGAACTACATCAAGgagatgattccactataattagtataTCGTACCTCTCATTACATccatcaattacaagaaaaagagatagTATATAGCAATAGCTATTTATGGGCGCAAGCCAAAACTacgaatgaaaaaatatgggctcaaactaAAAGGCCCTCGAGCGAGACCCTCATGCCTTCCTGTCGATGGAAAGTATTAGGTATGGGCAAGATGGACTGATCGAACCGACGAGTTTGGTCCGATTCTGGAGGtcaccaatttagtcctcggTTCCTCAAGGCGGAACCGGTGTTTGGGCAGTCCAGTTTCCGGTTCTAGGGAGAAACGAGCCGATGGACTGTCCActcggatcgaaaattttttaatttttttttctagtataGAACTTAATACCACGGTTGTCGCTATACTTCTACAGCTTTGGCTGTATAGGataaaatttttcacaaattgaGGGTGGCATTTCATTTCTAAGAAGTCATTATGAAGAGCCAGCGATGGTTTCCTTCAGAAGATGACCAGGGATGCTTTCATGGGGAACATCGTCGAGATCacattttgtttggtttttaaCATGGGATTTgtattctgaccaaaaaaaaaaaaaacatgggatTTGTATGATATGATAGTTGGGAGGACACCGGAAAGTGTTTCGTTTGCTAAAAGCATATCATTTTCTCACAAAATGTGATTTTTGCTACGGTGTGCTTGATTATTTGGCGTGCGTGTGGGCGTGGGAACCAATTTTAGTGCTTTATGGGGTAATTGGTGTGCGTAGATGTATATTGCTTTCTAAAATTACAGCTCTGCctccaaaaaaattggtatgctttacttttattttcatttttccggTTCAACTAGACCGCccgagaaccgaaccggaccTCCTGTCCAGTCCCCGATTCCGGAAATCGAGAACTGGGACCACCCGTCCGGTTTTCGATTCTCTTAGAAACCGGACCAACCTGAACTATGCTTATCCCTAGAGAGTATGAAACACACACAATAAAAGCAGAGATAATTCGAATTGCCCAAGACATACGGGACAACAGTGATGAAAGATGAATGACTTTCAAGGAAGGTGCGAGTGTTTCAAGAGAggacttgttgacacctaaattttctgTAAGATACTTTTCATGTATTCAGACATATGCAAGGCCATAAACTTCTCACTCACAATCACAAGTTTTCATAATATCCGAACAGAAATTTTTGCCGTATTCGAACAGTAAAATACAGCGTAAGTGAGTAGCGGAATACGGTCAAACGAACAATTAGTACGGTCAAAAGGGTGAACGGTGATTCGTGCGGAAACCGAAGTAGAGGAAGAACAAAGTGTGATGGTGGGAGGAGAGGAGAAAATGAACGAAAGAGGGAAgtttgaaaattgaagttgACCAATGTGTGCAGGCGAGAGAGCAGCGTACTTTAGTTGACCTCAAGCATGCAATCTGAacaaattggggaattttttttaacaaattggGATTTGACTAATGAGAACAAAGTATTAATGCTTGGAGAGGAGCCAAAGCAAAATT contains:
- the LOC125314684 gene encoding 1-aminocyclopropane-1-carboxylate oxidase homolog, whose protein sequence is MEEFSREEANENKQKYDRTCKLEAFDESKAGSRALSMRYYTSSSCFRRSPTKPAKCAQASGDSHLRIPITDLEEIAKDPSQCKEVVNEVRSASRTRGLFPVVNNGIPAAVLEEMLDGVRRFHEQGAGEKRPFYPQDFTRSVASFLQQF